Part of the Bacteriovorax stolpii genome, ATCGAGTAATAAAGGTGCTGTGGAGTCACTTCACATGTGACGTTCACGCCTCTTTTTTTAGCGGCGATAATCGCCTTTAGGCCCTCTCCGGCACTGTAGTGGCAGAGCTTTCCTTTAAGGTTATATTTCTCAATGAGTTTAAGCGCGATATCGGTGGCCATGAGTTCAGCACTCACCGGTCTTCTCTCTCCATGAGTCGCCTCAGTTTTGTGGGCCTCTAAGATTTCCGGGTCTTCGCAGTGAAAACTCACATGCTGATTTTTGTAGTGAACAAGAACGTCATCCAGGCTTTGATTGTCTTTAAAAAAGAGCTCACCAATAGAAGGACCCATATAGGCCTTGTAAGGCACAGTGAAAGTCAGAGGTCTTGTAGATGGGCCAATTCCCGCATAAAGCAAAATAGGAACATCGACTTTTTTGGTGAGTTTAAATTTATTTAAATAGGATTCATCATCAATTGGCGGGATTGGATTATTGGGCATATCGGCCACGTGGACGACGCCGCCGTTTAAGGCCGCACAACAGGTTGAATGAAAATCTTCTTTATAAGTGTTTTTTCCTGAAACATCTTCGCGGGCATGAATGTGGATATCGCCCATTCCGGCAAATAATAAACACTCATCACCATAGTAATAATCCACTTCAGCTCGGGTCTTTTTTGCTTCAGAGACACCGGTAATAAGCCCGGTCGTTTCATCAAAAGTAATATCGAGTCTTGCGATCTTTTTTGAAGTGGCACAATTGGCCTGAATGGTTTTCATTGCATGGTCTCTACGTCAAACTGCCAGATGCGTCCGTCGATGTCTTTAATAGAAAGACTTTTTTCGTCTTCGCTCTCTGAGGCGATCTCTTCGCTGATTTTTTGGTCGGATTTGCGGTAAAGGAAAAAATTGTACTTACTTTTGATTTCCTGGATTTGTTCTTTTTCTTTGAGCTTAAAAGCAAACTTGATCCCGAGAGACTTAAAATTTTCTTTTTCATCTTCGGGAAGTTCGATGAGTTTTAGATTGAGCCCATCGTTGATCACCAGGTCTTGTTCGGGGTCGACTTCAAATTCAAACACGTCGGAGAGGAAATCCATCATTCGGATTTTATCCTGACTGTAGAGAATAAGAGGCCCACAAACATATTCCATATATGTTTATGGTAAGAAAGTTTCTAGAGTTTGGGAATATATTTAAGCGGCAAATAAGTTGAGCGCTGGACACTTTCTCCGCGGCACTCTTTATCCCCACACTTTGCCGGGCGGTCGCAACCTAATTGAAAGTCGGTTTTAAAGTCGTCGTCCCCACGGACCAGGATTCCTTCAACCATTTTTGATTTGATTCCCAAAACAGGAGAACCTGAATTTCCTGAAAAGGTGTCAGCATTAGTCTTAAAAACGAAGTCCAGAGTGTTGTCTCTGATCATAATATTAGAAGTAAGCATCTTTGGCATTCCCAACGGATGCCCGATCACCATCAGTGATTCATTGGTTGCGGTTTTTCCCTCTCTTCTGATTTTTAAGGGAGCTCGATCCGTGATTGGACGCTCAAGTCGGATTAAGGCGTAATCTAATTTTGCGTTTTGCGACCAGCTCACCAGCTCTTTACAAGCATAGGCCTTCTCTTTAGAGAAACTCACCGTGCTTTTTGGCGGAAGAAAATCCATGCGGTCATCGAAATCTAACACCCAAGTCTGTTTTTTACAGTCATATTTGTCTTTTACACAGTGTCCGGCCGTCACGATTAAATCAGGCGACACCATAAAGGCGGTACAAGCAGAAACGAGAGGCTGGTCTAAAAAGCGCTCTCCATCACAGAAATTAAGCCCGGTTTTTAAGTCGCGGGTCTCGATTCCAATCGTTGTTTTGTCATTAGATGTAATTCGCCAGTTAGGAATTTGTGCCAGGATGGCGCGGGAAAAAGTAAGCGCTTCAGCGTCGTACACGGCATCCAGATCGCTTACGAGCGTGCGGTTGTCTTCGCCATAAATGACCTTGTCATTAAAGGCGTCAGTAGTGTTAGCGTGGGT contains:
- a CDS encoding amidohydrolase, giving the protein MKTIQANCATSKKIARLDITFDETTGLITGVSEAKKTRAEVDYYYGDECLLFAGMGDIHIHAREDVSGKNTYKEDFHSTCCAALNGGVVHVADMPNNPIPPIDDESYLNKFKLTKKVDVPILLYAGIGPSTRPLTFTVPYKAYMGPSIGELFFKDNQSLDDVLVHYKNQHVSFHCEDPEILEAHKTEATHGERRPVSAELMATDIALKLIEKYNLKGKLCHYSAGEGLKAIIAAKKRGVNVTCEVTPQHLYYSMERLSKKSPLEQTFFQMNPPIRGESDREALINAVKEGHIDYLATDHAPHSEEEKIKGTSGLPGLDTFGPFVTWLILDQKIDPKTIAQIASEGPGIFFNQFLSSLNNRSDIFKKWGNGFGFLEVGFSASFTVLDLKSPMKVEKKDLKTKAQWSPFLGETFPGSVKSVYLCGKKM
- a CDS encoding trypsin-like serine peptidase; the protein is MNLLLSLPLLLVLVQADITHANTTDAFNDKVIYGEDNRTLVSDLDAVYDAEALTFSRAILAQIPNWRITSNDKTTIGIETRDLKTGLNFCDGERFLDQPLVSACTAFMVSPDLIVTAGHCVKDKYDCKKQTWVLDFDDRMDFLPPKSTVSFSKEKAYACKELVSWSQNAKLDYALIRLERPITDRAPLKIRREGKTATNESLMVIGHPLGMPKMLTSNIMIRDNTLDFVFKTNADTFSGNSGSPVLGIKSKMVEGILVRGDDDFKTDFQLGCDRPAKCGDKECRGESVQRSTYLPLKYIPKL